A region from the Osmerus eperlanus chromosome 11, fOsmEpe2.1, whole genome shotgun sequence genome encodes:
- the capn12 gene encoding LOW QUALITY PROTEIN: calpain-12 (The sequence of the model RefSeq protein was modified relative to this genomic sequence to represent the inferred CDS: deleted 4 bases in 2 codons; substituted 2 bases at 2 genomic stop codons), translating to MSSLQGELGSIDNPLRFRDQDYDALLKACLKSRSLFFDPTFTTDQKSIGMPVDADPKKAIKWLRPKEISPNAVFVEGSTDTTDICQGQLGNCWLLAALSCLTMHPQLFAKVVPPNQSLTESYAGIFHFRFWQYGEWVEVVVDDKLPVRGDRLLFGYSCTRGXVSWSALLEKAYAKLIGSYASLKGGNISEGMEDFTGGIASSLHTSTRTPPVLWRALHGAPGARELLSCFIHASNVREVGTVTTEGLVKGHAYAITDTDVVKERQQVMFSCXGLRNPWGFVRVVGAWSDRSKDWDDVDRAEITRLKLKKTEDGEFWISTEDFTKLFDTVELCSMNPDSLAEGEPLSAAWTLSSHKGSWVPGSTAGGSRRFRRSFCKNPQFQLVLSEQDKMDDEDEVEEEEDPDGEEDEVPAELTPEEKTAAEKLKEKGKHCTVLLELLQKDRRLNNNVNFLYISFHVYRMEGLCLDQNFFSSQKPIARSGKYRALRGVWRRVKLDPGHYVIVASTYRPNQPGEFFLRIFSKIGNTLGTNDFTCTSELLMADPGIFKPVLPEDCRRVQKTFKEVAGPDNRLNAKELMELVNSVLEKDYKIPLETCRQLIFGEDTEGRGTLTSEQTESLLSFLRGLQSIFFQYDEDSSGTMSPFELNLALEAAGVRCDGLVLQMLWERFGSGDLQLPFYGFVSCVTRLRKLFALYESESSQEVKGRGINTWLLQLLPL from the exons ATGTCCTCACTGCAGGGTGAACTTGGGTCCATTGACAACCCGTTACGATTTCGTGACCAGGACTACGATGCACTACTGAAAGCATGCCTCAAGTCCCGTTCGCTGTTTTTCGACCCAACCTTTACCACTGACCAGAAATCCATCGGTATGCCCGTCGACGCTGACCCCAAAAAGGCGATCAAGTGGTTGCGACCCAAG GAGATCAGTCCGAATGCTGTGTTTGTGGAGGGCAGTACAGACACCACTGATATTTGCCAAGGCCAGctgg GTAACTGTTGGCTCCTGGCTGCCTTGTCCTGTCTCACCATGCACCCCCAGCTCTTTGCCAAGGTGGTACCACCCAATCAGAGCCTGACTGAATCCTATGCTGGCATCTTCCATTTTAGG TTCTGGCAGTATGGtgagtgggtggaggtggtggtggatgaCAAGCTGCCAGTGCGTGGAGACCGTCTGCTGTTTGGATACTCTTGCACCCGGGGATGAGTTTCCTGGAGCGCCCTGCTGGAGAAGGCCTACGCCAA actgattGGTTCCTACGCCAGTCTGAAGGGGGGTAACATCTCTGAGGGCATGGAGGACTTTACAGGGGGGATAGCcagctccctccacacctccacccgcACCCCCCCGGTCCTCTGGAGAGCCCTGCACGGGGCCCCTGGGGCGCGGGAG CTGCTCAGCTGCTTTATACat GCGAGCAACGTGCGGGAGGTTGGCACGGTGACCACAGAGGGACTGGTGAAAGGCCATGCGTACGCCATCACAGACACAGATGTGGTGA AAGAAAGACAGCAGGTGATGTTCTCCTGCTGAGGACTGAGAAATCCCTGGGGCTTCGTCCGAGTA GTGGGGGCCTGGAGTGACAG ATCTAAAGACTGGGATGATGTAGACCGTGCAGAGATAACCAGGCTTAAACTGAAGAAGACCGAGGATGGAGAATTCTG gatCAGTACAGAGGATTTCACTAAGCTGTTTGACACAGTGGAGCTGTGCAGCATGAACCCAGACTCTCTGGCTGAGGGGGAACCGCTCTCCGCTGCCTGGACCCTCAGCTCCCACAAAGGATCCTGGGTACCAGGAAGCACCGCAGGGGGCAGCCGCCGATTCcgcc GATCGTTCTGTAAGAACCCCCAGTTCCAGCTGGTTCTCTCTGAGCAGGACAAGATGGATGATGAggacgaggtggaggaggaggaggaccccGACGGCGAGGAGGACGAGGTTCCTGCGGAGCTGACTCCAGAGGAGAAGACGGCCGCGGAGAAGCTGAAGGAGAAGGGCAAGCACTGCACCGTGCTGCTGGAGCTTCTGCAGAAGGACAGGAGGCTGAATAACAACGTCAACTTCCTCTACATCTCCTTCCACGTctacagg ATGGAGGGTCTGTGTCTGGACCAGAACTTCTTCTCCAGCCAGAAGCCTATTGCTCGTTCTGGGAAGTACCGGGCTCTCAG gggtgtgtggaggagggtgaaaCTGGACCCGGGTCACTACGTCATCGTAGCGTCCACCTACAGACCCAACCAGCCTGGGGAGTTCTTCCTTCGGATCTTCTCCAAGATAGGCAACACCCTGGG GACCAATGACTTCACCTGCACTTCTGAGTTACTCATG GCTGATCCTGGCATTTTTAAACCTGTCTTGCCTGAGGATTGCAGGAGAGTGCAGAAGACTTTTAAAGAGGTGGCTGGACCG GACAACCGGCTGAACGCGAAGGAATTAATGGAACTGGTAAACTCAG ttctgGAGAAGGACTACAAGATCCCTCTGGAGACATGCAGGCAGCTCATATTTGGAGAAGAT ACTGAAGGACGTGGGACTCTCACCAGTGAGCAGACAGAATCTCTGCTGTCTTTCCTTCGTGGTTTGcag tcCATCTTTTTCCAGTATGATGAGGACTCTTCAGGGACAATGAGCCCTTTTGAGCTCAATTTGGCCCTTGAGGCTGCTG gtgtCAGATGTGATGGCCTGGTCCTCCAGATGTTGTGGGAGAGGTTCGGTTCTGGGGATCTCCAGCTGCCTTTCTACGGCTTTGTGTCCTGCGTCACCAGGCTCCGGAAGTTgtttg CTCTGTATGAGTCAGAAAGCAGCCAAGAGGTGAAAGGCAGAGGGATCAACACT TGGctgctccagctcctgcccctgtAA